From the genome of Limisalsivibrio acetivorans, one region includes:
- a CDS encoding AAA family ATPase, which translates to MAGYIEFYGFTEAPFKITPDVDFFYSSPSHRDALLSLEYMIESDEGFMVITGEPGMGKTITIRKFINELDEKTEYAYILFPSLKPEEMFRAVLEDFGIDCGGHASKNKLFGDLRDFLIEKKQAGKKVLLIIDEAQNLPVQTLEELRIISNLETEKSKLIQIILTGQPELDTKLASRELRQLKQRITVSTRLGFFDPKETGSYIRFRLAKAGGGGITIEDGAVKAVHVASGGNPRLINIIMERAVMAAFINNERVIKKSHALKGAESAELHKTSPLRFLLPSAAGILGIAAGILFFIYSTGEKGVPASAQATAVKQVQTTETIDTPPEEAAVAIEEEPATMGLVEASNLNVRKQPALNSDKLLSIPMGTEVEILEEREGWLSIRFDTGSLSGKGWVSENYIGRLN; encoded by the coding sequence ATGGCAGGATACATAGAGTTCTACGGTTTCACCGAAGCACCCTTTAAGATAACACCCGATGTGGATTTCTTTTACTCCTCCCCCTCCCACAGGGATGCGCTCCTCTCCCTTGAGTATATGATCGAGTCCGACGAAGGCTTTATGGTGATAACCGGTGAGCCGGGGATGGGCAAAACCATCACCATCCGTAAGTTCATAAACGAACTTGACGAGAAGACCGAATACGCCTATATCCTCTTCCCCAGCCTCAAACCGGAGGAGATGTTCAGGGCTGTGCTGGAGGACTTCGGCATAGACTGCGGCGGGCACGCCTCCAAAAACAAGCTTTTCGGCGACCTGCGTGATTTTCTCATCGAGAAGAAGCAGGCTGGAAAGAAGGTGCTTCTCATCATAGACGAGGCGCAGAACCTGCCTGTACAGACCCTTGAAGAGCTCCGCATCATATCAAACCTCGAAACAGAGAAGAGTAAGCTCATCCAGATTATCCTCACAGGCCAGCCCGAACTTGACACAAAGCTAGCCTCCAGAGAACTGCGTCAGCTTAAGCAGAGGATAACCGTTTCCACCCGCCTCGGCTTCTTCGATCCGAAGGAGACGGGGAGCTACATTCGCTTCCGTCTTGCAAAGGCTGGAGGGGGCGGAATCACCATTGAGGATGGTGCTGTAAAGGCTGTCCATGTGGCATCCGGCGGAAACCCGAGGCTTATCAACATCATCATGGAACGTGCTGTTATGGCCGCCTTTATAAATAACGAGCGTGTCATCAAGAAATCCCATGCCCTCAAGGGGGCCGAAAGTGCCGAGCTGCACAAAACATCCCCCCTCCGCTTTCTCCTGCCCTCAGCCGCCGGGATACTGGGCATTGCAGCCGGAATCCTGTTCTTTATCTACAGCACAGGGGAGAAAGGAGTACCTGCCAGTGCTCAAGCGACTGCTGTAAAACAGGTTCAAACAACCGAAACCATCGACACCCCTCCAGAGGAGGCAGCGGTAGCAATAGAAGAAGAGCCCGCAACGATGGGTTTAGTGGAGGCTTCGAATCTCAATGTTCGAAAACAACCCGCCCTGAATTCAGACAAGCTCTTATCCATTCCCATGGGAACGGAGGTTGAGATACTCGAAGAGAGGGAGGGGTGGCTAAGTATCCGGTTCGACACGGGCTCACTCAGCGGAAAAGGGTGGGTAAGCGAAAACTACATCGGCAGGCTGAACTAA
- a CDS encoding PAS domain S-box protein encodes MKEPSKLSGMNSYRNLKVRLYKDLGDNPGLNTFLEDNFPFEAATDTADIIITDSVDKTHSGKLNILLVNEDSDRCVTISPDIRPEFIVERIQMLAKSYSVSPRAAKISSLQEQNALLSEANKGLVELYNLIENKNSQIQFLKNKLENIINSAGESIVEINTDGTIVFTNIRFEDTTGFNGEQSIGMNFVELITKEDRERFMEILSEIHGARAAEMTTKLMNRNGEYFDIQGYITEIQGDELHYEIIFQDISKRVELERQMKQLEEKAIVAGFSRHLSHNILNALTVAGGFINKIRRETSETDSLKHRWRIVDDKCKLIEEIVTGYNDYTNVISLKHSDYVNLPEFYADLIRSLREKTFEKAFSAFLYNYTDNYEINFTNGYSGSFRAQANKNFLKLGLCYIIKDTIRFFADELPLVYNMSMRVEGGRFIVQVSLPNVDVPEPILETMCQPWNHHMLSQSFDYWGIVIANVIQEKHGGSFHLEKENGGIVITLEY; translated from the coding sequence ATGAAAGAACCCTCGAAGCTATCCGGGATGAACTCATACAGGAACTTGAAAGTTCGCCTGTATAAGGATCTAGGGGATAACCCCGGATTAAACACTTTTCTTGAGGACAACTTTCCCTTCGAAGCCGCAACAGATACGGCTGATATTATTATAACCGACTCCGTTGATAAAACACATAGCGGCAAGCTTAACATACTACTGGTAAACGAAGATTCTGATAGATGCGTTACAATATCCCCCGATATCAGGCCGGAGTTCATCGTTGAGCGGATCCAGATGCTGGCAAAGAGCTACTCCGTTTCACCCAGGGCTGCCAAGATAAGCTCTCTCCAGGAGCAGAATGCACTCCTCTCCGAGGCAAACAAAGGTCTTGTGGAGCTTTATAACCTCATCGAGAACAAGAACAGCCAGATCCAGTTTCTTAAGAATAAGCTCGAGAATATAATCAACTCCGCCGGGGAGAGTATTGTCGAGATAAATACCGACGGTACAATCGTTTTCACGAACATCCGCTTCGAGGATACCACAGGATTCAACGGTGAGCAGAGCATCGGGATGAACTTTGTGGAGCTTATTACCAAGGAGGACAGGGAGCGTTTTATGGAGATTCTCTCCGAAATCCATGGAGCAAGGGCGGCGGAGATGACCACAAAGCTGATGAACCGGAATGGAGAGTATTTCGACATTCAGGGGTACATCACCGAGATTCAGGGGGATGAGCTTCATTACGAGATCATCTTCCAGGATATCAGCAAGCGTGTGGAGCTTGAGCGGCAGATGAAACAGCTTGAGGAAAAGGCTATCGTGGCTGGCTTTTCAAGGCACCTTTCCCATAATATCCTTAACGCCCTTACCGTTGCCGGCGGCTTTATCAACAAGATCCGCAGGGAGACCTCCGAGACGGACAGTCTCAAGCATCGGTGGCGTATTGTTGATGATAAATGCAAGCTTATCGAGGAGATAGTCACGGGCTATAATGATTACACCAATGTGATAAGCCTCAAACACAGCGATTACGTTAACCTCCCCGAGTTCTATGCCGACCTCATAAGATCCCTCAGGGAAAAGACGTTCGAGAAGGCCTTCTCCGCCTTCCTTTATAACTACACAGACAATTACGAGATAAACTTCACCAACGGCTATAGCGGCTCATTCCGGGCCCAGGCGAATAAGAACTTTCTGAAACTGGGTCTCTGCTACATCATAAAGGATACGATACGTTTCTTCGCCGATGAGCTCCCCCTTGTTTACAATATGAGTATGCGGGTCGAGGGGGGGAGATTTATCGTACAGGTATCATTGCCGAATGTTGATGTTCCTGAGCCTATTCTGGAGACGATGTGTCAGCCTTGGAACCACCACATGCTCAGCCAGAGTTTCGACTACTGGGGGATTGTGATTGCAAACGTTATACAGGAGAAGCACGGAGGGAGCTTCCATCTTGAGAAGGAGAATGGGGGGATAGTTATTACCCTCGAGTATTAG
- the ruvA gene encoding Holliday junction branch migration protein RuvA, which produces MVKGKLIEKTPESAVIDTGGVAYEVGVSMQTFAALPEKGEDTALFTILNVREDNMSLFGFLNMEEKKLFQQLTSISKVGPKLAMSVLSGLDTERFRQAVVNGDAARISSIPGIGTKTAERIILELKDKFHKVFTDSPEAEASGSEDIASALVNLGYSRKDADKMLRSFYDPALPFEENLKKILKELSG; this is translated from the coding sequence ATGGTAAAGGGGAAGCTCATAGAAAAGACCCCCGAAAGCGCTGTTATAGACACCGGCGGTGTCGCCTATGAGGTGGGTGTATCTATGCAGACCTTCGCCGCTCTCCCGGAGAAAGGTGAGGATACAGCCCTGTTCACCATCCTCAACGTCCGCGAGGACAACATGTCCCTCTTCGGCTTCCTGAACATGGAAGAGAAGAAGCTCTTTCAGCAGCTCACATCCATATCAAAGGTTGGCCCGAAGCTCGCCATGAGCGTTCTTTCCGGACTCGATACCGAGCGTTTCCGTCAGGCTGTGGTAAACGGTGATGCCGCCAGAATAAGCTCCATACCAGGCATAGGAACCAAGACCGCCGAGCGGATTATCCTCGAGCTTAAGGATAAGTTCCACAAGGTTTTCACCGATTCACCCGAAGCGGAGGCATCGGGGAGCGAGGATATCGCCAGCGCCCTTGTTAACCTCGGCTACAGCCGAAAGGATGCGGATAAGATGCTCCGTTCCTTCTACGACCCCGCCCTCCCCTTTGAGGAGAACCTTAAAAAGATACTCAAAGAGCTTTCAGGCTGA